TCTCCAGGCCTCTGTTGAGACAGGCTCTTCGTGTACCCTAACCAACAGGGTCAGACAGATAATCGGAAGCTCGGGGGGAGACGGGGACGACCCTGACGACGACCCCAGACGCTCACGGAAAAGACCGCGCCGGGGGAGATAGTAGATTTCCGGCGGAGTGCGATCTTTCGCTGGTTTAAAGGCGTATTGATCCCCTGTACTTATCTATAAGAATACCGTGCTTAGCACCTTCCAAGAGGCATTTCGTTTAGAGATATAATTGGATTCGTATGCTTATTGTGAAATAGAGTTTTCTAAAACCGTTGCGAGCAAAAATCCCTCTATTAAAATTCGCAATATAAATTATCCCTTTCCGAATCAACAGGTACTTTGAATAACAACAGGTTTAAAATTTTTTATCGGCATATTTTTTGTATCCCCATTGATTAAAAAACATTTTATATCGAATGGTTAGTGTCATGAATGCCACTGTGGGGTTTGAATCAGGCACGGCGCTTCAATCAATTACTTGACACGGATATTTTTATCAAAATACTATAGACTGCATGATGAAGTTAATTTCCCTTCTAATCCTGTCAGCATCGCTGTTGTTCGTAATTAATTGCGGTTCAAAAAAAGTGCCGAAAGAGATGACGGACGAACAGCTCTATGAGTCGGCAGTCGAGGAGATGACCGCGGACAAGGGCGGTTTCCCCTGGATATTCAGGGGAAGGGACTATGATTCGATCTTCGCGTATTTGAAGGAAGTACAGATAAGGTATACATACAGCCCTTATGCGGCGCTTGCGGAGCTCAGGACGGGAGATGTGTTTTTTCAAAGAGGTGATTACGAGCAGGCGGCAATCGAATACGAGGAATTCCTGAAACGTCATCCCGGCCATAAAGAAGCCCCGTATGCAACCTATCGTCTGGCCCTGTCTTATTATAAAGAAATCAGGAGCCCGGACAGAGACCCTACCTCCACGAGGCAGGCTCTCGAGTGGTTTAACACCTTCGTTGAAAAATATCCGGATTCCCCCCTTATCGCGGATGCCCGTGAAAAAATAATTAAATGCAGGAATAGACTCGCGAAACGTGAAATATACATAGGCAACTTCTATTCAAAGAGAGATAATTATAAAGCCGCCGCAGACAGGTATAAGATAGTAGTTAATGATTATAGCGATACGAACAGGTATGGCGAGGCTTTATATCTTATGGGAAGAGCGTACGCGAAATCAGACCAGTACGAGCTTGCCCGACAGGCTTTAAACAAGCTTGTTCTGGAATTGCCGAGCGACAATAAATACCACGGTAAAGCGAGCTCATTATTAAACGACATTCAGGGTAAAACAGCCCCGCCTCCCGAAAATACCGGGGAACAGGGACAGCCGCAGCAAGGATGAGATTAGCCGTCTGCTGCTCTGTCATAATTTTTACACTTCTTATCTCCTGCGGAAGCGGTGAAAACCGGGAGATTGAAGAAGCGCTCGACACAAGAACCCGGGCCTTTGAAACAAAGAACGCCGACCTTTATATGTCACTCATATCACCCGATTACAGGCAGGAAAAGAAAGGGAAAGTGGTAGGGGTGGACGGTATCAAGAGGAATTTTGAAAGTAACGTTACACTTTTCGACACGCTGGATGTTACAAACAGGGATAGAACTGTTTATACGCAGGGTGACAAGGCTGAGGTTGTACAGATTACCGATGTTTCTGTGACTCTCGTGGATAGCAGGACTTTTTATATACAGGCTTTTTCCGAAGCGGGCTCATCCTGCGGGATAAGCAATATGGTTTCTCAGAAAATCGAGTCTCCGGAGCCGCAACGGACGCCGACCCCCGGGGAAACCCCCGCTCCGGAACCCGCGCCATCCCCGGAAAGTAATATGGTTTTGACGCGCCTTGATCCCGGAGCGGCAGGCGGCATTAGCTCAATAACCCTCACCGGCGCAAAACCCGGTTCTACAGTTCACTTCAGATATTCTGAACGCAGTGGCGGCACAAGGTTATCCGGCGGTATCTGCGACGGGCAGGTTCTTGGTCTCAACAATGCACAGGCCCTGGGCGGGGGGTCTGCAATTGCCGATACCACGGGAACCGCTACTCTTTATGATATCTCAATACCGCCAAATACCGTAAGCAAAAGCAGGTTTAAATTAAATGAGAAAATCGTGCTGGCCAAAAAAGGAGGCAAATGGGTAATAGTAAAAGAATCCGACGCCGATTTTCTGGAAGGTTTTGTTTTCGGCGGCGGTAACTGATAAAAGTAATCTCGTCTTATAGACCGAACTGTTTTTCCACCTGTTCCTGCTCTTCTTTACAGCCAATACATAGCGTGGTTTCCGGTCTTACTTCGAGCCTGTCTTCCGTGATTTCTTCTCCGCAAAGCTCGCAAATGCCGTAGCTCCCGTCCTCGGTTTTTTGAATTGCCTTGCGGATTTTTTGTATTAATTTTCTTTCCCTGTCGCGTTTCCTCAATTCAATGGATCTGTTTGATTCCGAGAGCGCTCGGTCCAGGGGATCGGGGAACGTTCCGTCTCCTTCGCTCATTCTCGTGACCGTCTCTTCGGCGATGCCGAGCAATCCCGCCATTTTCTTTATTAGAACTTCCTTGAAGTGCCTGAGTCTCCGGTTATTCATGGAAAAATTATATCACCTATGGTAAACACTGTAAAACATTAAAAGCCGCCCTAAGTAGCTGCGGGCTGTCAGAGGTTAATTGCGATATTTCATGTCTCTACGGTTAGAAGTTGTGAAATATTTGGTTAATATTTACGGCATAATTCCAGTGTAGTAACCCGGAGGTACTATAATTGTTTAAACTTTCTCAACTTACGTTCGAAGTATCCGAAAATGCCGTCTCGTTGCTCTCGGATTTCCTGCTCGGATTGGGGTCCCAGGGGGTGGCCGAAGACATAAGGAAAAACGGCATGTACGAGTTATCCGCCTACTTCCCGATGGATGCCGATCTGGATTCCATTATGAAGAATCTCAGGGAGCACATCGCTTTTATCAATGACTCCATGCCGGGGACGCACGTCGGAGCTATCAAGGCGGAGCACATCGACAGATCAAGCTGGGAGGTCTGGAGGACGGTATTGGGCAAAGTAAGGGCCGGAAAAAGAATAGTTATCATTCCGCCCTGGGAGGAACACACCCCTTTGAGAAATGAAATTGTGATAGAGATAAATCCGTCGCTTGCCTTTGGGACCGGACACCACGAAACAACGAGACTATGCATAGTGGCCATTGAGGAGATTGCCGCAAGCGGGGAAGCGGGGAGTATGCTCGATGTAGGGTGCGGGAGCGGTATACTGTCGATTGCGGCCTCCAAGCTCGGCATTGAAAATATTGCGGGATTCGATACGGATCCTGTGGCAATCTCCGAGTCCAGAAAAAACGCATTGAAAAACTCGGTAGCAGATAGAATCAGATTCTTTTGCGGCCATATACAGAGCGCGGCAGGTGTGTATGACTTAATTGTCGCTAATGTCTATATGGAGCCTATATTCATGATGAGAGAAGAGTTTAAATCGAGGCTCTCTGAAGACGGAAAACTGGTTTTATCCGGCATTCCCCATATAAGAGGGGACGAAGCTGTAAGAGGCCTCGTTAAAGCGGGATTCATCCTGGATAAGGAATCAAGGGACGGGGATTGGGTGGCCCTTCGGTTCAGGCTCCGTTGATAAAAGGGCGCGCTGAAGTAAACTGTTAGCGAAACCAAGTATTTTTCATAAGGTGGTACTAATGTCCTCATTTAAAACAATAGAGTGGAAAGACGACAAGGTTGTAATGATAGACCAGACGAGGCTTCCCGGCGAGGAAATATATATCGAATGCGACACCTATGAAGATGTAGCGGAGGCAATAAGGAGCATGGTTATAAGGGGCGCCCCCGCGATAGGCGTCGCGGCCGGCATGGGTATAGCCCTCGGTGCCCTTAAAACCAGAACGAACGGCAGGGAGGAGTTCGTGTCAGAGGTGAAAAGGGTCTCCGATGTTATATTGGCGACAAGGCCGACTGCCGTAAATCTTTCCTGGGCTGTGAAGCGAATGCTGAGAACGCTTGACGAGGCTGAGGGGCCCGTGGAGCTTATGAAGGCAAAGTTGGTTGAGGAAGCGAAGGACATACTGGATGAAGATATCATGACCTGCCGTAACTTGGGGAAAGTAGGGGCCCGGCTGATAAAGGATAACGCGGTCGTGCTGACCCACTGCAACGCGGGCGCGCTTGCTACCGGAGGCTACGGTACGGCGCTGGGTGTTATAAGGGCCTCCAGGGAGGCGGGGAAGAATATAAGCGTAATAGCGACCGAAACGAGACCCTTTCTTCAGGGTGCGAGACTCACTGCCTGGGAACTTGACAGGGACGGCATACCCGTTTCATTAATCACTGATAATATGGTGGGTTACATGATGAGAAAGGGAATGGTTGACGCGGTTGTTCTGGGAGCCGACAGAATCGCCAGAAACGGCGATGTGGCCAACAAAATAGGGACTTATACAATCTCGGTGTTGGCGAAGGCCCATAATGTGCCGTTCTATGTGGCCGCGCCCCTTTCCACTGTCGATTATGAGTGCCCCGACGGGGGGCTGATACCTATAGAGGAAAGAAATATTAACGAGGTTACTCACATATCGGGCAAAAAAATCGCCCCCGACGTAAGCGTTTTCAATCCGGCTTTCGATATAACTCCGAATGAGAACATAAGCTCCATCATAACGGAGAAGGGCATAGCGGAAAGACCTTTCTCGGGAAGTTTGCAGGAGTTGTTTGAAAAATAGCTTTTACTGCCTTTCCAAATCTTCCTGGCATGAAAGACATAGTTTGGTGAAGGGCATGGCGGCAAGCCTTTCCTTATCGATTTCCTCTTCGCAGGATTCGCATATCCCGTAGGTTCCGTTCTCTATTCTCTTGAGCGCATCGTCCACAAGGGTCAGCTTCTCTCTTTCCCTATCCGCCAGCATCAGGGCCAGCTCCCTGTCCCTGTCGCTTGAGGCATGGTCGTAGAAATCACCTATATCATGTTTCAGATGGTCGGATTCGGCTCTCATTGACTGAGATACCTCTTTAAGCAGCTCTTTCCGCATCAGCAGCAGCATCTGCCTGATTTCTTCACGCCAGTCTTTTCTCGGCTTCTTGGTTGCTCTTTTTTTTGGGGTTGCCTTTTTGCTTTTTGCCATAATAATAAGGGAGTCTCCTTACCGTTTTAATTGTCAACAGCCATGCCGGTTATCGGTACTATCTATGCGAGTCCCCGGTTATCTTTCAAACACGCTGTTAATTACCTCAGATATTAAATAAAGGCATTATAAGCCTTATAAAAATATCGAACCGAAGGTGTATTAAGATAAGGCTATAAATACGTTTGTCAAGGGTAATTTTTCCACAAGGCAATTTTCAATTTATTAAAATATGACAGATTCTAAATACTGTGTTTTCAAGGATGGTCGCCTTGCTTAATGGAATATATAACTTAAAATAAGGTACTTTGAGTTGATTTCGCCAAAATGGAAAGACCTTTCTTGAGAGCTAGAGATTTATGGAGTACCAGAGCGGGGCTCATTCTTGCGATGGCGGGAAACGCTATCGGGCTGGGGAATTTTCTCCGTTTCCCCGTCCAGGCCGCTGAAAATGGCGGCGGAGCGTTCATGATTCCCTATATCATTGCATTTTTTATAATAGGGATACCTCTAATGTGGACAGAATGGGCAATGGGCAGGTATGGCGGCGCGAGGGGACACGGCACTGCTCCCGCTATATTCAATCTGTTCTGGAAAAGCCCTTTTGCGAAAATCATAGGCGTCTTCGGGCTGTGGATCCCCCTTGTAGTCGCAATCTACTACATTTACATTGAATCGTGGACACTGGGATACTCGCTTCATTTTCTTCTGGGCACAAGCCCGAAGCTGGCTCCCGGGACCGATACCGCCGTTGAGTATATGGAGCTTTTCGGAAGCTTTCTGGGCTCGTATATAGGAGCCGGAGGTACGGATATTTTAAGCCCTTCTGTAATGGCCTATATAGCCTTCGCGGCAACTTTGCTGATCAATTTCCTCATACTCCTCAAGGGCGTATCGCGCGGAATAGAACGCTTTGCGAAGATTGCGCTTCCGGCGTTATTCATAATGGCGTTAATCCTTCTTGTAAGGGTCTTGACAATTAAAACGCCGAGCGGCAACGCCCTTCAGGGCTTGAATTTTCTATGGAATCCCGACTTCAGCGCACTAAGGAGTCCCGGAGTATGGGTTGCTGCCGCGGGACAGATATTCTTTACGCTCAGTCTGGGGTTCGGAGCAATCATTACCTATGCGTCTTATATAAGACCCGATCAGGATATTGCTCTCTCCGGACTGACGTCCGCTGCCCTTAACGAGACCGCGGAAGTCGTTTTGGGCGGCTCGATCGCAATTCCGGCGGCTGTGGCGTTTTTCGGGGTCGCGGGAGCCGTATCGATTGCGCAGTCCGGTGCTTTCAGCCTCGGCTTCGTGAGTCTTCCGGCGATTTTCACCAGTATGCCCGCAGGTCAATACCTCGGATTCCTCTGGTTTTTGCTTCTTTTCTTCGCGGGTCTTACGTCCTCGGTTGCCATAACCCAGCCCGTAATCGCTTTTTTCGAGGACGAATTCGGATTGAACAGGGTAAAATCGGTGCTCATTACCATGGGTATTATCATCATAAGCGTTCTGATGGTAATTTTCGTCAATGAAACCCTTGATGAGTGGGATTTCTGGGCGGGCACAATCGGGATCGTCATATTCGGTCTGCTGGAGATTCTGATATTTATGTGGGCGTTTGGCGGAGAGAACGCATGGGCTGAAATAAACCGTAAAGGAATAATAAGAGCGCCGAGAATATTTTATTACGTGCTCAGGTACATAACGCCTCTTTTTATGATGGTGCTGATCGGGTGGTGGGCCACCGAGCTCCTCCCGGGTGAGCTGGAAAAGTCGAGCTGGACTATCTGGCTTGCCAGAATCTACCTGATTGTGCTTTTTATTGTTTTAACGGTACTGGTTTACATCGCGGACAGGAGGAGGAAGTTAAAGAATAATGGAAGCTGACGCGCTTGTTTTTATGTTAACAGCATGGGGGTTCACGCTGGGTCTTCTGGCTTTCTGTGTAGTAATGCTGATTAGGAACCCGCAGATCGTTTCTGTTCTCACAAATAACGCAAATAATAAAGAAGCGGTCGGTGAGCCCGGGGCAAAAGAAGAGAAGAAGACCGAATAAATTTGCGGCTTCTAAAGCGGGGACGTTCACCGCACTCTTATTATCGCGAACACTTCTGCCCCGCCCTTCGTAAGCGCGCTTGTCCCCGTCTTGGCGCGTGTACTTGCCCCCTGATTTAATAAAGACTACTGCTTGTAAAACTCCTTCTCCCATTTCTTGTGTCTTACTTCCGCTTCCCTTATCAGAGGGGCAAAGGATGCCGCGTTGATAAGGAAGTTGTTCAAAAGACTGAACGGGAACATTACGGGGCGCACGAAATCCACGAAGAGCACGGCCCTGAATCCGTCCGTGTCGTTCCATACCTCGTGCTCGAAAGTGTCGTCGAATATTATGCTGTCCCCCTCATCCCAGTGAGTTATCGTATCCTCAATCCGGATCCGGCATTTTTCCTTCGGTTCGGGAACTATCAACCCCAGATGATAGCGCAGAACTCCGTTATAAGGGCCCTTGTGCGCCGGGATGTGTTTCTTGGGGGCGAGGATCGAAAAGAAAGCCGTCTTCATTCCGGGGATTTTTTTCAATAAACGTGTAGTTTCCGGGCATCTCTTGGAGTTTTCCTCACTCTCAAGCCCGTAACCGGCGAGAAAATAGGTTTTCCAGAGATTATCAGTGGTGATTGTCTTTACATCTTCCATGATGTCGTGAAAATTGGGGAGTTCGTCTTTACGCACCATTACCTGATCGAGTTCCTCGCGTATTTTCTTCCACTCGCTTTCAAGTCCAGCCACCCATGGGAATGTCGATTTCTCGTATAGAGAAATGTTGCCGTTTTTCGCGAAGCGGACATTTGTGGCTTCAACCAGCTTTATGAACAGCGACATCAAGCCCGGCATATACTCTTTGGTTTCATAATCGGGCTTGGGCATCTTGCCGTTGCCGTTTCCACCCTGAATGTTTGCAGAATCCTGTCTTTTCTCTTCCATTTGACGGTCCTTCCGTTGAAGATTTTATTTTAAGTTGTTTTCTTGCGGACTAGCCTTTCTGATCTTTATTATATCTTCTAATTGGTGAATTAAAAACAGTAATAGGGCCGCGCTGGTAAACCCGAGCACCCAGGGATATCCTCCCACAATCGCGACCACGAGAAATCCGAGTGAATAAAAGTTCCTTCTGGCCATGGGGCGCACAAATTTGATGAGCCTCCGAATAGTCGAGCTGTTTTTCTCTTCAACCAATTTATCGACCTCGAAATAAGCTACCAGACTGCCCGAATCCGTATACCTCGCGAGGAAGTAAAATGACCAGATTACGAAGAAAATGAAAACGGAGATATTGAAAGCGCCCAGTATTATGGCAACAGGATTCTTTGAGATAAGGTAATACCCTATCGGGACACCGAGTAAAAAGGAAAGCACGGTAACCTGATCGGAAATAGTATCAACCCACTGGCCTTTTTTTGTCTCCATGAGCTTGACTCGCGCTACCTCCCCGTCGCAGCGGTCGAGTATAGTTGCGGCCTGCATGCAGAGAGCGCCTACAACCGGATAGCCGATTGCATAAAAGACGCCGCAGAGCACGCCTATAACATTTATTAAAATGCTTATCATATTGGGCGTAAGGGGAGTTTTTACCAGGAGCCTGCTGGTGGGCAATGAGATTTTGCTGTTTACGCTTCTTGAAATCCAGCCTGTGGCGGTCTTGCCCACATGGGCAAATATCATGTTTTCCGCTTTTTTGACGGATTCTTTTTCAGACGAGAGCCTCATCCAGTAGGTGTCGGAGAACTCCTTGTATTTTACTTTATCTCTTCCGATAAGCTCCTGAACGAAGGTTTTAATGGACATCGAATCCATAATGGATTTTTCGAGGAGCTTCCCGGAGGCTATGAACGCTCCTACCGCCCTGCCGCCTGTTGAGAATAGGTCTGCAACATCGTCGCCGCCACCGGTTTTTACCCAGGCGTCCCGTGACGTATCAACGAGCACAAGGATCTCGCCCGGTTTTGTCGCGGAATCCATGAAATTCGACAACGCCCCGGGGGTTGTTACCAGGTTCGATTGAATTATCAGGCAAGGGGAAGAGCCGAGCTCTGTTTCCGTTCCAAGAGAGCGCCAGCTTATGTCGCTCTCTATACGCTTGTCGCCTGAGAGGAGTTCTTTTAAAGGGGAATCCTTTTTTTCGGTTATTATCGTGAAATTTTTGATGCCCGCCCTCTGAGCGGTTATAACGAGACGTTTAATCTGGGGCAGAGACCCGAATACGGTCTCTCCGTGGTTGCTTAATTTTTCTTCTTCTATACCCGTACCGGCGGCTACAAGTATTGCATGGTCCATTTTGTCAACTAGTTTCTACAACTCTTAGGACCCGTTCCTGATAGGATTTCTTTATGAATTTATTCGAATTGAATCTTGCCCTGAAAAGATCGCTCGGATAATCCACGTCCATCCAGAATAAATCATCTATATCGAGTGATTTCACTTTATAACCTTTCTTAATAAGTCTGTGAATCGCGGAAATATACCATTTATTCTCAGCCCCTACCGTACGCATCTCTTCCTCGATAGCTCTTTTCATAAGTTCAACCCCGGTGTCCCTGAACACCCTGACGCCTACGGACTCGGCGGATGCCCTGTTGTTTAAAGTTTTGCTGATATCTACAATCTTTGTTTCCTTGATTACAACCTTCATATCTTCATCTTCATAGCTCGATTTTTTCTTGATGGGGAGGCAGATTTTCTCATCCCTCATCATGAGTGCCTGCTCAAGCACTTCTATTTCGAATACGTCATCTCCGTTCATAACCACCATATCGTCATCCATCTCGCCTCTCGCTATCCAGAGTGAAATTAAGCTGTTTGTGGTCTGATAAAACGGATTGTAGAGCGTTTTAATTCTCATTCCGAGGCCGTCGTAATTTCTGAGAAAATTTTCGACCTTTTCAAAACCGAAACCGACTACTATTACAACTTCGTCTATCCCGCAATCACGGATATGGTTTATCTGATGCTCAAGTATGGTTTCTCCGCCTATATCCAGTAAACATTTGGGAATATACTTGGTGTAGGGATAAAGCCTCTTACCTCTTCCGGCTGCAAGTATTACAGCTTTCATAATATGTTCTCCACTTCAGAAGGTTATGTTTGATGTTTTACTTGCAAGATGCAATTTAGAACAAAGCGTGGAATACGAAAAGCGTATCCCCTCCTCCTTTAATATAGCTAACAGTTATAACCTCCATAATAGCTTATGTCAATATTTTTGATGTAATTTCTGACCTTAAGCTTCTGAATTTAACAAATTTCCTAAAATAATATTTACACAGCCGGCTCCGCTCAGCCTGACATAGTCTTAAAGGGCAGGGGTGAGTACGAAAAATAAATTCCGCAGCCCCCGCCCGAAGTCTTTGCCCGGGAGGAGGCTCAGTTTTTTGCAACCTGCAATTTTTTCGGTTCGGGCTTTATTTCGGTAATATTGTTGGCGGCGTCGACATATACCAGTTTCGGTACGTGTGCCTTGCATTCGTTTTCATTATAAGACGCGAAGCTCGCGATAATCAGACAGTCCCCTTCTTTCGCGAGGTGCGCAGCCGCTCCGTTGACACATATTTCGTTCGCGCCGCGTTTGCCTTCGATAACATAGGTTACGAACCTGTGGCCGTTGGTGATGTTGAATATGTGCACCTGCTCGTAATGGAAGAAATCGGCGGCGTCCATTAAATTCCTGTCTATCGTTATACTGCCCTCATACTCGAGGTCGGCCTCGGTAACCGTCGCCCTGTGTATCTTTGACTTAAGCAATGTTCTGCGCATGACTAAGCTCCTTTTCAGATTATATACTTTAAAGCACTATATTATCAATGAGTCTGGCGCCGCCTATGCGTACGGCCAAAGCCGCCACATCGCCGGGCGAGGCTGACTTTTTATCTTCGAGTGTTTTGCCGTCCCTGATCTCGAAATAATCAATTTCGTCAACGGAGGCCCTGTGAAGCACCCTGTAACCCGATTCAATCAGGTCCGTCGTATTTCTCTCACCTTTTTCAAACCTTTCTTTGATCTCAAAAAGCGCTCGTGATAAATACAACGCCTTTTCTCTTTCTTCGGCGCTGAGATATGAATTCCTCGAGCTCATCGCAAGCCCTGACGGCTCCCTCACGATGGGCATTCCTATTATTTCAACTTCAAGGCTCAGGTCTCTTACCATTTTTTTTATGATCTGGAGCTGCTGATAGTCCTTTTGTCCGAATATGGCTATATGCGGTTTTACGATATTGAAAAGCTTCAATACCACCGTTGCCACGCCTCTGAAATGACCGGGTCTGAATCTTCCGCAAAGAGGGCTCCCCAGCCCGGTCACCTCAACGCAGGTGTCGAATCCGGGCGGATAAATATCCTCGACTTCGGGGAAGAAAGCGGCGTCGACCCCGGCCTCGTTCATTTTTTTCTTGTCCCCGTCAATATCTCTTCTGTAGCTTTTGTAATCCTCGTCCGGACCGAACTGTGTCGGGTTAACAAATACGCTTGCAATTAATATGTTTCCCCTCTTCCTGCCCTCCCTCATCAAGTTCAGGTGCCCTTCATGGAGCGCCCCCATCGTCGGGACGAACGAAATGACCTTCCCCTCCCTCCTGATGCAGGTTGAAAAGGCCTGCATCTCCTTTACGCTCTTTATTAGCTTCATGGTTTTCATCTCAGTCATAGGAATTTTCCTCGGACGGGAACGCGCCGCTTCTCACTTCATCGATGAATTCCCGTGTCGAGCTCAGAACTACTTCCCTCAGATTTGAATAACGCTTTACGAATTTCGGAACCGGTTCAGGGGAAAGCCCGAGTAAATCGTTTATTACAAGCACCTGACCGTCACAGCCGGGACCCGCGCCGATGCCGATCGTGGGTATGCCTATTGAACCCGTAATTTCTTTTGCCAGAGATTGCGGGATACTTTCAAGCACCAGCG
This is a stretch of genomic DNA from Deltaproteobacteria bacterium. It encodes these proteins:
- a CDS encoding outer membrane protein assembly factor BamD yields the protein MKLISLLILSASLLFVINCGSKKVPKEMTDEQLYESAVEEMTADKGGFPWIFRGRDYDSIFAYLKEVQIRYTYSPYAALAELRTGDVFFQRGDYEQAAIEYEEFLKRHPGHKEAPYATYRLALSYYKEIRSPDRDPTSTRQALEWFNTFVEKYPDSPLIADAREKIIKCRNRLAKREIYIGNFYSKRDNYKAAADRYKIVVNDYSDTNRYGEALYLMGRAYAKSDQYELARQALNKLVLELPSDNKYHGKASSLLNDIQGKTAPPPENTGEQGQPQQG
- a CDS encoding nuclear transport factor 2 family protein, with the translated sequence MRLAVCCSVIIFTLLISCGSGENREIEEALDTRTRAFETKNADLYMSLISPDYRQEKKGKVVGVDGIKRNFESNVTLFDTLDVTNRDRTVYTQGDKAEVVQITDVSVTLVDSRTFYIQAFSEAGSSCGISNMVSQKIESPEPQRTPTPGETPAPEPAPSPESNMVLTRLDPGAAGGISSITLTGAKPGSTVHFRYSERSGGTRLSGGICDGQVLGLNNAQALGGGSAIADTTGTATLYDISIPPNTVSKSRFKLNEKIVLAKKGGKWVIVKESDADFLEGFVFGGGN
- the dksA gene encoding RNA polymerase-binding protein DksA — encoded protein: MNNRRLRHFKEVLIKKMAGLLGIAEETVTRMSEGDGTFPDPLDRALSESNRSIELRKRDRERKLIQKIRKAIQKTEDGSYGICELCGEEITEDRLEVRPETTLCIGCKEEQEQVEKQFGL
- a CDS encoding 50S ribosomal protein L11 methyltransferase yields the protein MFKLSQLTFEVSENAVSLLSDFLLGLGSQGVAEDIRKNGMYELSAYFPMDADLDSIMKNLREHIAFINDSMPGTHVGAIKAEHIDRSSWEVWRTVLGKVRAGKRIVIIPPWEEHTPLRNEIVIEINPSLAFGTGHHETTRLCIVAIEEIAASGEAGSMLDVGCGSGILSIAASKLGIENIAGFDTDPVAISESRKNALKNSVADRIRFFCGHIQSAAGVYDLIVANVYMEPIFMMREEFKSRLSEDGKLVLSGIPHIRGDEAVRGLVKAGFILDKESRDGDWVALRFRLR
- the mtnA gene encoding S-methyl-5-thioribose-1-phosphate isomerase, encoding MSSFKTIEWKDDKVVMIDQTRLPGEEIYIECDTYEDVAEAIRSMVIRGAPAIGVAAGMGIALGALKTRTNGREEFVSEVKRVSDVILATRPTAVNLSWAVKRMLRTLDEAEGPVELMKAKLVEEAKDILDEDIMTCRNLGKVGARLIKDNAVVLTHCNAGALATGGYGTALGVIRASREAGKNISVIATETRPFLQGARLTAWELDRDGIPVSLITDNMVGYMMRKGMVDAVVLGADRIARNGDVANKIGTYTISVLAKAHNVPFYVAAPLSTVDYECPDGGLIPIEERNINEVTHISGKKIAPDVSVFNPAFDITPNENISSIITEKGIAERPFSGSLQELFEK
- a CDS encoding TraR/DksA C4-type zinc finger protein; this encodes MAKSKKATPKKRATKKPRKDWREEIRQMLLLMRKELLKEVSQSMRAESDHLKHDIGDFYDHASSDRDRELALMLADREREKLTLVDDALKRIENGTYGICESCEEEIDKERLAAMPFTKLCLSCQEDLERQ
- a CDS encoding sodium-dependent transporter, with the translated sequence MERPFLRARDLWSTRAGLILAMAGNAIGLGNFLRFPVQAAENGGGAFMIPYIIAFFIIGIPLMWTEWAMGRYGGARGHGTAPAIFNLFWKSPFAKIIGVFGLWIPLVVAIYYIYIESWTLGYSLHFLLGTSPKLAPGTDTAVEYMELFGSFLGSYIGAGGTDILSPSVMAYIAFAATLLINFLILLKGVSRGIERFAKIALPALFIMALILLVRVLTIKTPSGNALQGLNFLWNPDFSALRSPGVWVAAAGQIFFTLSLGFGAIITYASYIRPDQDIALSGLTSAALNETAEVVLGGSIAIPAAVAFFGVAGAVSIAQSGAFSLGFVSLPAIFTSMPAGQYLGFLWFLLLFFAGLTSSVAITQPVIAFFEDEFGLNRVKSVLITMGIIIISVLMVIFVNETLDEWDFWAGTIGIVIFGLLEILIFMWAFGGENAWAEINRKGIIRAPRIFYYVLRYITPLFMMVLIGWWATELLPGELEKSSWTIWLARIYLIVLFIVLTVLVYIADRRRKLKNNGS
- a CDS encoding aspartyl/asparaginyl beta-hydroxylase domain-containing protein, whose product is MEEKRQDSANIQGGNGNGKMPKPDYETKEYMPGLMSLFIKLVEATNVRFAKNGNISLYEKSTFPWVAGLESEWKKIREELDQVMVRKDELPNFHDIMEDVKTITTDNLWKTYFLAGYGLESEENSKRCPETTRLLKKIPGMKTAFFSILAPKKHIPAHKGPYNGVLRYHLGLIVPEPKEKCRIRIEDTITHWDEGDSIIFDDTFEHEVWNDTDGFRAVLFVDFVRPVMFPFSLLNNFLINAASFAPLIREAEVRHKKWEKEFYKQ
- a CDS encoding CDP-alcohol phosphatidyltransferase family protein, which codes for MDHAILVAAGTGIEEEKLSNHGETVFGSLPQIKRLVITAQRAGIKNFTIITEKKDSPLKELLSGDKRIESDISWRSLGTETELGSSPCLIIQSNLVTTPGALSNFMDSATKPGEILVLVDTSRDAWVKTGGGDDVADLFSTGGRAVGAFIASGKLLEKSIMDSMSIKTFVQELIGRDKVKYKEFSDTYWMRLSSEKESVKKAENMIFAHVGKTATGWISRSVNSKISLPTSRLLVKTPLTPNMISILINVIGVLCGVFYAIGYPVVGALCMQAATILDRCDGEVARVKLMETKKGQWVDTISDQVTVLSFLLGVPIGYYLISKNPVAIILGAFNISVFIFFVIWSFYFLARYTDSGSLVAYFEVDKLVEEKNSSTIRRLIKFVRPMARRNFYSLGFLVVAIVGGYPWVLGFTSAALLLFLIHQLEDIIKIRKASPQENNLK
- a CDS encoding phosphocholine cytidylyltransferase family protein, which gives rise to MKAVILAAGRGKRLYPYTKYIPKCLLDIGGETILEHQINHIRDCGIDEVVIVVGFGFEKVENFLRNYDGLGMRIKTLYNPFYQTTNSLISLWIARGEMDDDMVVMNGDDVFEIEVLEQALMMRDEKICLPIKKKSSYEDEDMKVVIKETKIVDISKTLNNRASAESVGVRVFRDTGVELMKRAIEEEMRTVGAENKWYISAIHRLIKKGYKVKSLDIDDLFWMDVDYPSDLFRARFNSNKFIKKSYQERVLRVVETS
- a CDS encoding aspartate 1-decarboxylase, whose translation is MRRTLLKSKIHRATVTEADLEYEGSITIDRNLMDAADFFHYEQVHIFNITNGHRFVTYVIEGKRGANEICVNGAAAHLAKEGDCLIIASFASYNENECKAHVPKLVYVDAANNITEIKPEPKKLQVAKN